A DNA window from Christiangramia salexigens contains the following coding sequences:
- a CDS encoding class I SAM-dependent methyltransferase, with product MDTQVKFACTDHLVSKESFDIIPFEKGIFRTHPVPENLGRYYESEDYISHTDAGNGLQDKVYQVVKSYMLSAKASWIRKYIRQGNIMDFGAGTGEFLNKMKSFLWNVDGVEPNEKARKLAIFKNIDLKADLKLIGRKKYDVISLWHVLEHLPDLDEKLNSFNNLLVENGLLVIAVPNFNSYDSNYYKNDWAAWDVPRHLWHFSRKGIQSKLKEHGFSLLEEKALPFDSYYVSLLSEKNKTGKKNIFNAVYRGWLSNFKARSTGEYSSIAYFFRKD from the coding sequence ATGGATACTCAGGTTAAATTTGCCTGTACAGATCATTTAGTGAGTAAGGAGAGTTTCGATATTATTCCATTTGAAAAAGGGATCTTTCGCACTCATCCGGTTCCGGAAAATCTTGGAAGGTATTACGAAAGCGAAGACTATATTTCTCATACCGATGCTGGAAATGGATTGCAGGATAAGGTGTATCAAGTTGTAAAATCTTATATGCTTTCTGCTAAAGCTTCCTGGATAAGAAAATATATACGTCAGGGAAATATTATGGATTTTGGTGCGGGAACGGGGGAGTTTTTAAATAAGATGAAATCCTTCCTGTGGAATGTAGATGGAGTGGAGCCAAATGAAAAAGCAAGAAAGTTAGCTATCTTTAAAAATATTGATCTTAAGGCTGACCTGAAACTTATTGGTAGGAAAAAATACGACGTGATTAGCTTATGGCATGTTTTAGAACATCTGCCCGATCTTGATGAGAAACTTAATTCCTTCAATAATTTATTGGTAGAAAATGGACTCCTGGTAATCGCTGTTCCGAATTTTAATTCTTACGATTCTAATTATTATAAAAATGATTGGGCAGCCTGGGATGTCCCAAGACATCTCTGGCATTTTTCAAGAAAGGGAATTCAGTCAAAACTTAAAGAACATGGCTTTAGCCTTCTTGAAGAAAAAGCACTTCCATTCGATTCTTATTATGTAAGTCTCTTGAGTGAAAAAAATAAGACAGGTAAAAAAAATATTTTTAATGCTGTCTATAGAGGCTGGTTATCCAATTTTAAGGCCAGAAGTACTGGTGAGTATTCTTCCATTGCCTATTTCTTCCGAAAAGACTAA